Proteins encoded together in one Kwoniella shandongensis chromosome 3, complete sequence window:
- a CDS encoding multifunctional tryptophan biosynthesis protein, with amino-acid sequence MGYTLLIDNYDSFTWNIYADLASIGGNPFVVRNDKITMKEVEAMFEAGELDRLVISPGPGHPRTDSGISRDVISWGMGKLPILGVCMGLECIVDLLGGDIAFAGEIKHGKTSLVKHDGLGVFHDLPQDLSSTRYHSLSASVLSLPPILQVTSTTKESGVIMGVRHRNYTVEAVQYHPESCMSEGGRGLMANFLKMKGGKWGGENAWCGVVEGVDAQEEAKPKVNGNANGNAPSVPTILNKIHAQRLLDVEASSSVHAKTPANVSTSLSLHTSPPLINFLQRIKSTPHTAVMAEIKRASPSKGDIAPLASAPAQALKYALAGASVISVLTEPKWFKGDLVDMLAVRNAVDSLPNRPAILRKDFILSKYMIDEARLYGADTVLLIVAMLEPEQLKELYDYSVSLGMEPLVEVNNPTELKLALEIGSKVIGVNNRNLHDFNVDMSTTSRVNAALEGQDVILCALSGISSPEDVAKYVKEGVKAVLIGEALMRASDTKAFLRSLIGLPPPTPSKKAKTLAKICGIRTPADAQLAIDAGADLLGLILVPGAKRRVTFEVAREIASTVRSARSKSSRTPLESANEPWFTSNSRRLASRRKPSLVGVFQNQSLDDILDAVEEIGLDLVQLHGDEPQGWAKHIPVPVIKVFRVSPEGTVRGGELSRPGQNQFVLLDAAGATAAQGGGGEGKSFPWEHAKKIVEAGEVGSEGHFPLPVILAGGLTPDNVREAIEQAGEGVFCVDVSSGVEGSEGGKDKDKVEKFVRAVKG; translated from the exons ATGGGGTACACTCTTCTCATTGACAACTACGATTCTTTCACCTGGAACATCTACGCCGACTTGGCATCAATAGGAGGGAATCCTTTCGTCGTTCGAAATGACAAGATCACAAtgaaagaggtcgag GCCATGTTCGAAGCTGGAGAACTCGACAGATTGGTCATATCCCCTGGACCTGGACACCCTCGAACCGACTCTGGTATCTCACGAGATGTGATCTCGTGGGGGATGGGTAAACTTCCCATTTTGGGTGTGTGTATGGGTCTAGAGTGTATCGTCGACTTGTTAGGAGGAGAT ATCGCCTTCGCTGGAGAGATCAAGCACGGCAAGACATCACTGGTCAAACATGATGGTCTTGGTGTCTTCCACGATCTACCTCAggatctctcttccaccagaTATCATTCCCTCTCCGCCTCAGTCCTTTCTCTCCCCCCCATCCTACAGGTCACTTCCACGACGAAGGAGTCTGGCGTCATCATGGGTGTCAGACATCGAAATTATACGGTCGAAGCGGTCCAGTACCATCCTGAGAGCTGTATGAGcgaaggaggacgaggtttGATGGCCAACTTCTTGAAGATGAAAGGCGGGAAGTGGGGCGGTGAGAATGCTTGGTGTGGAGTCGTCGAGGGAGTAGATGCACAAGAAGAGGCTAAACCGAAAGTCAATGGGAACGCCAATGGAAATGCGCCATCGGTGCCTACAATCCTCAACAAGATTCACGCACAACGATTGCTCGACGTcgaagcttcttcttcggtccaTGCGAAGACCCCAGCCAACGTCTCTACATCACTTTCACTTCACACTTCACCACCTctgatcaacttcctccaGCGAATCAAGTCAACCCCCCATACCGCTGTCATGGCTGAGATCAAGCGAGCATCCCCTTCAAAGGGTGATATCGCACCATTGGCTTCTGCCCCTGCCCAAGCACTCAAATACGCCCTCGCCGGTGCCTCGGTCATCTCTGTTCTCACTGAGCCGAAATGGTTCAAGGGTGATCTCGTTGATATGTTGGCCGTGCGAAATGCCGTGGACAGTTTGCCCAACCGACCCGCAATCTTGCGAAAAGATTTTATCCTCTCGAAATACATGATTGACGAAGCTAGATTATACGGCGCGGACACGGTTCTCCTCATCGTTGCGATGCTCGAACCCGAACAGCTGAAAGAGCTGTACGATTACTCGGTCTCACTCGGTATGGAACCCTTGGTCGAGGTCAACAATCCTACGGAACTCAAACTTGCTCTTGAAATTGGATCCAAGGTGATTGGAGTGAACAACCGAAATCTGCACGATTTCAACGTCGACATGTCAACTACATCACGAGTCAATGCGGCTTTGGAAGGCCAAGATGTCATTCTCTGCGCTCTCAGTGGGATCTCTAGTCCCGAGGATGTTGCGAAGTATGTCAAGGAGGGTGTCAAGGCTGTCCTCATTGGTGAAGCGTTGATGCGAGCGAGTGACACAAAAGCTTTCCTCCGATCGTTGATCGGtctcccacctccaactccctcgaagaaggcaaagacgCTAGCGAAGATCTGTGGAATCAGAACACCGGCGGATGCACAACTCGCCATTGATGCAGGTGCAGACTTGCTCGGCCTCATTCTCGTTCCCGGAGCGAAACGACGAGTCACGTTCGAAGTCGCTCGAGAGATCGCTTCGACAGTTCGATCGGCTCGTTCCAAGTCTTCCCGAACCCCACTCGAATCAGCCAACGAACCTTGGTTCACCAGCAACTCCCGACGACTAGCTTCTCGACGAAAACCATCATTGGTGGGAGTATTCCAGAATCAATCACTCGACGACATCTTAGATGCGGTCGAAGAGATTGGATTGGATCTGGTCCAATTGCACGGCGATGAACCGCAAGGTTGGGCAAAACATATTCCAGTCCCCGTGATCAAAGTGTTCAGAGTATCTCCAGAAGGTACAGTCAGAGGAGGTGAACTATCACGTCCTGGACAAAATCAATTTGTCCTTCTCGATGCTGCTGGTGCAACGGCGGCCcaaggcggtggtggagaagggaagagttTCCCCTGGGAGCATGCGAAGAAGATTGTGGAAGCTGGTGAAGTTGGATCAGAAGGACATTTCCCCTTACCGGTCATTTTGGCGGGTGGATTGACACCTGATAATGTTAGAGAAGCGATTGAacaagctggagaaggagtgttTTGTGTAGATGTCAGTAGTGGAGTGGAAGGTAGTgaagggggaaaggataAGGACAAGGTTGAGAAGTTTGTGAGAGCCGTCAAGGGGTAG